A window of the Lactuca sativa cultivar Salinas chromosome 7, Lsat_Salinas_v11, whole genome shotgun sequence genome harbors these coding sequences:
- the LOC122194959 gene encoding FCS-Like Zinc finger 3, whose product MKSASLSYSGCEDPHFLEACTLCSKPLGQNSDIFMYRGNTPFCSQECRQEQMGIDEGREKRCKRRVSKKASSEIKKSTETLVVA is encoded by the exons ATGAAGTCTGCTTCGCTATCTTACTCCGGGTGTGAAGATCCCCATTTTCTTGAAGCTTGTACTCTTTGCTCGAAGCCGTTGGGCCAAAACAGTGACATCTTTATGTACAG AGGGAACACTCCATTTTGTAGTCAAGAATGCAGACAAGAACAGATGGGAATTGATGAAGGAAGAGAAAAGAGATGTAAAAGAAGAGTCTCCAAGAAAGCATCTTCTGAAATCAAGAAATCTACAGAAACTCTTGTTGTGGCTTAA
- the LOC111905974 gene encoding F-box/FBD/LRR-repeat protein At5g22660: MKKSKQAKASEHEDGVDMISNLPNPILHLIVSSLPTTEEVIRTSILSTRWRYLWNLIPSIDIDSSRGMKFDRTKFKKFVYHVLANSTLGLDSFRISCSDLYNISTVYQWIQAAVSRNIKQLHLSFCYEDLFKHIELPHCLVTCDSLQVLRVFLYEKRRLILPKFIGFQTLRVLELKNVELYKDYLVKSFLESLPLLEDLSLIDYAINKLQILYVSCLKLKNLILDNRNIFSFEDLYDVDFLCDCIKIVCPKLLFFEFRAFLALKYIFRSLGLVKKAVNL; encoded by the coding sequence ATGAAGAAGTCCAAGCAAGCAAAGGCATCAGAGCATGAAGATGGTGTTGATATGATCAGTAACTTACCAAATCCCATTCTTCACTTGATTGTTTCAAGTCTTCCAACTACTGAAGAAGTAATTCGAACCAGCATATTATCGACACGATGGAGGTATCTATGGAATTTAATTCCATCTATAGACATAGATTCTTCCAGAGGAATGAAATTTGATAGGACCAAATTCAAAAAGTTTGTGTATCACGTTTTAGCAAACAGTACCCTTGGTTTAGACAGTTTTCGTATAAGTTGTTCGGATCTCTACAATATATCTACAGTATATCAGTGGATTCAAGCTGCCGTTTCAAGAAACATCAAACAACTTCACTTGTCGTTTTGCTATGAGGATTTGTTTAAACACATCGAGTTGCCCCATTGTCTGGTGACCTGTGATTCGTTACAGGTATTGCGGGTGTTTTTGTATGAAAAAAGGCGTTTGATTTTGCCTAAGTTTATAGGGTTTCAAACACTTAGGGTTCTCGAGTTGAAAAATGTTGAGTTATACAAAGATTATTTAGTAAAAAGTTTCCTCGAAAGCTTGCCATTACTTGAGGATCTGAGTTTGATTGACTATGCGATAAACAAACTCCAAATTCTATATGTTTCATGTCTTAAGCTCAAGAATCTCATACTCGATAACCGGAATATCTTCTCTTTTGAAGACTTGTATGATGTTGACTTTCTCTGTGATTGCATAAAGATTGTTTGCCCAAAACTGTTGTTTTTTGAGTTTAGAGCTTTTTTAGCTCTTAAGTATATCTTTAGAAGTCTGGGTTTAGTGAAGAAAGCTGTGAATCTGTGA